A DNA window from Betaproteobacteria bacterium contains the following coding sequences:
- a CDS encoding patatin-like phospholipase family protein: protein MGKRFQILALSGGGYRGLFSSRVLELMEEQYGGRIADRFDLIAGTSIGGILALALALRIPAARLTEIFKSHGSRIFHPRSLLSGWLGAKYDNRYLKALLSRDEFLGGRLLGESRTRLLIPAVNYTSGAPQLFKTPHHANFGRDHRLSMVDVALATSAAPTFFPIYELNSQQYVDGGLVANAPGLLAVHEAREFLGQNPTDVHVLAVGTITSQVTADPTATLNRGKARWASSIFELTISAQESLSKFMLSHSLGERYMDVDVLVTEAQSASVGLDKTDEAASSVLIGRANHLAQQCFGRPDFRAFMSHKPDEPAFYHGPNQNIRNSDDA, encoded by the coding sequence ATGGGAAAAAGATTTCAGATACTTGCACTGTCCGGCGGAGGCTACCGCGGCTTGTTCTCTTCCCGCGTTCTTGAACTGATGGAGGAGCAATACGGAGGGAGGATCGCGGATCGCTTCGACCTGATCGCAGGAACCTCAATCGGCGGCATCCTTGCGCTGGCACTGGCACTCCGTATCCCTGCTGCGCGGCTGACGGAAATATTCAAGAGCCATGGTTCTAGAATTTTCCATCCGAGGAGCCTTCTCTCCGGTTGGCTCGGCGCGAAGTACGACAATCGTTATCTAAAAGCATTGCTATCGCGCGACGAATTTCTCGGCGGACGACTTCTCGGGGAAAGCAGGACGCGTCTTCTAATCCCCGCTGTGAACTATACCTCAGGCGCGCCGCAACTCTTCAAGACGCCCCACCATGCAAATTTTGGCCGGGATCATCGGCTATCCATGGTCGATGTGGCCCTGGCAACCAGCGCCGCACCGACTTTTTTCCCGATCTACGAACTTAATTCCCAGCAATACGTAGACGGTGGCTTGGTAGCAAACGCGCCAGGATTGCTTGCAGTGCACGAGGCGCGTGAATTCTTGGGGCAAAACCCAACAGATGTACATGTTCTTGCCGTCGGCACGATCACGAGCCAGGTGACGGCAGATCCGACGGCGACGCTCAATCGCGGTAAAGCTCGCTGGGCAAGCAGCATTTTCGAGTTGACCATTTCAGCGCAAGAGTCGCTCAGTAAATTCATGCTGAGCCATTCTCTCGGCGAGCGCTACATGGACGTAGACGTTTTAGTTACCGAAGCGCAGTCGGCGTCAGTTGGCCTGGACAAAACAGACGAGGCTGCGTCCAGCGTCTTGATCGGCCGCGCGAACCACCTTGCGCAGCAATGTTTTGGGCGCCCCGATTTCCGCGCCTTCATGAGCCACAAGCCGGACGAGCCGGCTTTTTACCACGGACCGAATCAAAACATAAGGAACAGCGACGATGCTTAA
- a CDS encoding WYL domain-containing protein, with amino-acid sequence MAVVAQKRSKHLPTADITPGAHERLVFIDFRCLFLGELKRTDLISRFGIGTAAATRDIALYRKELGGRIDLDPVSKSYRPAKQFTAKFEHDVERVLTALSRGFGESQSSRTRALLLCETPPELCTPRIEVLAPITRAIYRKSPVSIRYSSFSSGELTREIVPFALANNGVRWHVRAFDRLRQQFIDFVLTRIHEANDKESSPVEEHELPEHDFEWGRMLELELVPHPKETRPEIVAMDYKMKDGVLKVRVRAALASYLLRQWIVDCSPTHSLIGPEYRLWLRNTPTLYGVANAHLAPGYVASSS; translated from the coding sequence ATGGCGGTTGTTGCTCAGAAGCGTTCTAAACATTTGCCTACGGCTGACATCACACCTGGAGCGCATGAACGACTCGTTTTTATCGATTTTCGCTGTCTGTTTTTGGGGGAGTTGAAGCGAACAGACCTGATAAGTCGATTCGGCATCGGGACTGCCGCGGCGACGCGGGACATTGCGCTCTATAGAAAAGAGCTAGGCGGCCGGATCGATCTTGATCCAGTCAGCAAGTCCTACCGACCGGCAAAGCAATTCACCGCCAAATTCGAACATGACGTCGAGCGAGTGCTGACGGCGTTGTCTAGAGGTTTCGGCGAAAGTCAATCAAGCAGGACGCGTGCGTTATTGCTATGCGAAACTCCACCGGAGTTGTGCACCCCGCGCATAGAGGTACTCGCGCCGATTACTCGCGCGATTTATCGAAAAAGTCCCGTGAGTATTCGTTACAGCTCATTCTCGAGCGGCGAATTGACCCGAGAGATAGTTCCCTTCGCGCTTGCCAATAATGGTGTGAGGTGGCACGTACGGGCGTTCGATCGATTGCGGCAGCAATTTATCGACTTTGTTCTCACTCGTATTCACGAAGCCAATGACAAGGAATCAAGTCCCGTCGAGGAGCATGAGCTTCCTGAACACGATTTCGAATGGGGACGCATGCTTGAACTGGAACTCGTTCCGCACCCGAAGGAAACACGTCCGGAGATTGTGGCGATGGACTACAAGATGAAGGACGGTGTATTAAAAGTCCGCGTACGGGCGGCGCTCGCCAGCTACCTGCTGCGTCAATGGATCGTTGACTGTTCGCCGACACACTCATTGATCGGCCCTGAGTACCGACTTTGGCTTCGCAATACACCGACCTTGTATGGCGTAGCGAATGCGCACCTCGCGCCAGGATACGTGGCGTCATCAAGTTAG